A window from Hemicordylus capensis ecotype Gifberg chromosome 2, rHemCap1.1.pri, whole genome shotgun sequence encodes these proteins:
- the GCNT1 gene encoding beta-1,3-galactosyl-O-glycosyl-glycoprotein beta-1,6-N-acetylglucosaminyltransferase — protein MCGRFLMLSEMLRRKLRHCHILRFKFLLVLVFTAGTFSLIKINQKPNYLQHEDLELTSEYANSNINCSKILQGDPEEIQKVKLELLTVSFRKNPKLTANDYINMTTDCASFIKRRKYIMEPLSKEEAEFPIAYSIVVHHKINMLDRLLRSIYAPQNYYCIHVDKKSPESFLAAVKRIASCFDNVFIASQLESVVYASWSRVQADLNCMKDLYRRSTSWKYLINLCGMDFPIKTNQEIIEKLKALKGENSLETEKMPLNKEIRWKKHHEVVDGKVKNTGIDKQHSPLSTPIFSGSAYFVVSRKLVEYVLENSKILAFIEWAKDTYSPDEYLWATIQRIPEVPGAVSASEKYDVSDMNALARFVKWHYFEGDVSKGAPYPPCNGIHVRSVCVFGVGDLNWMLQKHHFFANKFDTDTDPFAVQCLEEYLRDKALHQHRR, from the coding sequence ATGTGTGGCAGATTCCTGATGCTTTCTGAAATGCTGAGAAGGAAACTTCGTCACTGCCACATTCTACGCTTCAAATTTCTCCTGGTGTTAGTTTTTACAGCAGGGACCTTTTCGCTGATCAAAATTAATCAGAAACCAAACTACCTGCAACATGAGGATTTGGAGCTGACCAGTGAGTATGCCAATAGCAATATAAACTGCTCTAAGATATTGCAGGGTGACCCAGAGGAAATTCAGAAAGTAAAGCTGGAACTCTTAACGGTGTCTTTTAGGAAGAACCCTAAGCTAACAGCAAATGATTACATTAACATGACAACAGATTGTGCCTCCTTTATTAAGAGACGGAAGTATATTATGGAACCTCTGAGCAAAGAAGAAGCAGAATTTCCAATTGCTTATTCAATAGTGGTTCACCACAAAATTAACATGTTGGATAGACTTTTGAGGTCCATCTATGCTCCTCAAAACTATTACTGCATTCATGTTGATAAGAAGTCCCCAGAATCTTTCTTGGCAGCAGTTAAGCGCATTGCTTCCTGTTTTGACAATGTCTTCATTGCGAGCCAACTAGAGAGTGTAGTGTATGCTTCATGGAGCAGAGTGCAAGCAGACCTCAACTGCATGAAAGATCTCTACAGGAGAAGTACAAGCTGGAAGTACCTGATCAATCTCTGTGGTATGGATTTCCCTATCAAGACCAATCAGGAAATAATAGAGAAGCTAAAAGCCCTCAAGGGTGAAAACAGCTTGGAAACAGAAAAAATGCCTTTGAACAAGGAGATACGGTGGAAGAAGCATCATGAAGTTGTTGATGGTAAGGTAAAGAATACGGGAATAGACAAGCAACATTCACCTCTTAGTACACCAATTTTCTCTGGCAGTGCCTACTTTGTTGTTAGCAGGAAGCTTGTGGAATATGTGTTGGAGAACAGCAAAATCCTTGCTTTTATAGAGTGGGCTAAAGATACCTACAGTCCGGATGAATATTTGTGGGCTACTATTCAGCGAATTCCTGAAGTCCCTGGTGCAGTCTCTGCCAGTGAAAAATATGATGTGTCTGACATGAATGCCCTTGCCAGGTTTGTGAAATGGCATTACTTTGAGGGGGATGTGTCCAAGGGTGCCCCATATCCACCTTGTAATGGAATTCATGTCCGCTCTGTGTGTGTCTTTGGAGTAGGAGACTTGAACTGGATGTTACAGAAACACCACTTCTTTGCCAACAAATTTGATACTGACACTGACCCATTTGCAGTTCAATGCTTGGAGGAGTATTTAAGAGACAAAGCTCTACATCAGCACAGACGTTAG